One genomic window of Amphiura filiformis chromosome 3, Afil_fr2py, whole genome shotgun sequence includes the following:
- the LOC140148896 gene encoding centrosomal protein of 41 kDa A-like translates to MAARSKSSRSADILNKKVPENPKYKDVKSVLDTGASMSKYMAKMEDIRKNYRYRKGELFKRMKVTTFVQLVLQVQSVNRNEDDGFAFSDTPSQDGQDTSREVHKNGSGDVANSPVPSLALTEGDYGESQDILSARSTLQSVIRGVGECDLTDDNSPDTPKLPSTANRDIDCPYLLLDLRDNDDYQKCHIISAKNYPTAMLSRSCNNYTKDMMSYRNQPGKIIVMYDEDERIGPMAASTLAQRGFDNTFLLSGGLKVASQRFPSGLVTGTLPLSCKPSPPSTARKTARKSTDEPIVPADKMDFTEDDILLMKGCVCLEFLLNEALVPSDTGSRLSRATTRANTNMSNATIMTNRSTASSMSGMPWK, encoded by the exons ATGGCGGCTCGCAGTAAATCTTCGCGATCGGCAGAT ATTTTAAACAAGAAAGTGCCGGAGAATCCCAAATATAAAGATGTCAAATCAGTCCTCGATACAG GTGCTAGTATGTCAAAGTACATGGCCAAGATGGAAGACATAAGGAAAA ATTACAGATATAGAAAGGGAGAGCTTTTTAAGCGAATGAAAGTTACTACATTTGTACAATTG GTCCTACAGGTACAATCCGTCAATCGTAATGAAGATGATGGTTTCGCATTTTCAG ATACCCCATCTCAAGATGGACAAGATACCTCAAGAGAAGTTCACAAGAATGGAAGTGGTGATGTAGCAAATAGTCCTGTGCCATCACTGGCTCTAACAGAAGGTGATTATGGCGAGTCTCAAGATATTCTGTCTGCAAGGTCAACTCTACAAAG TGTTATACGAGGTGTAGGGGAGTGTGATTTAACTGATGATAATTCACCGGACACGCCTAAACTTCCATCAACTGCAAATAGAGATATAGACTGTCCATATCTACTTCTTGATTTACGAGATAATGATGATTATCAGAAGTGCCATATTATATCAg CTAAGAACTACCCAACAGCTATGCTAAGCAGATCATGTAACAACTACACCAAAGATATGATGAGCTAT AGAAACCAACCAGGAAAAATAATTGTCATGTATGATGAAGATGAGAGAATAGGACCAATGGCAGCCAGTACATTAGCACAGAGGGGATTTGACAACACTTTCCTGTTATCTGGGG GATTAAAGGTAGCATCCCAGAGGTTTCCATCAGGTTTAGTGACAGGGACATTACCATTATCATGTAAACCATCTCCTCCATCCACGGCAAGGAAGACAGCTAGGAAATCTACTGATGAACCTATTGTACCTGCTGATAAGATGGACTTCACAGAAGATGATATCCTTTTGATGAAGGGGTGTGTGTGC TTGGAATTTCTTCTGAATGAAGCATTAGTACCAAGTGACACTGGCA gTCGGTTGAGCAGAGCCACTACAAGAGCCAATACTAATATGTCTAATGCTACCATAATGACAAATAGATCAACAGCATCAAGCATGAGTGGGATGCCATGGAAGTAA